A DNA window from Gigantopelta aegis isolate Gae_Host chromosome 4, Gae_host_genome, whole genome shotgun sequence contains the following coding sequences:
- the LOC121372520 gene encoding death-associated protein kinase 1-like — protein sequence MNTDNAEEYVEDFNDEYVCDNLKFMVAAQEGCLAVISECLSAGQDVDSRDYMFDETALMRACRYGHIDTIKYLLENGADINATTSEGSSALHVAVLLQHPHCLEFLLSCKSIKKDVQDSRGNTPLMVAAERGFARFVQLLLTRGCNPNIANAVGRTAIHFSLMPYQGIIGNRDGCTCLRILVEHGANINAVDQNGMTPVHCAVQRGNKWALYFLVCENCNLQKVYHAWTVDTRQEFGVDLPATPLVMAVYYLNEYMVTLLYHCGCDMLLSAQMLPYASKSPPLYNILLAAGTSPRNLKDACKFVIRAVLGIGVQTKVNSLQIPDCLRSILRLTDLQVPGNKIHE from the coding sequence gagTATGTTGAAGATTTTAACGATGAATATGTTTGTGATAACCTGAAGTTCATGGTCGCTGCCCAGGAAGGTTGTCTGGCTGTCATCTCGGAATGTCTCTCGGCCGGCCAGGACGTCGACTCGCGAGACTACATGTTCGACGAGACGGCGTTGATGCGAGCGTGTCGGTACGGACACATTGACACGATCAAATACCTGCTGGAGAACGGGGCGGACATCAACGCGACCACATCAGAAGGGTCGAGTGCGCTTCACGTAGCCGTGCTCCTCCAGCACCCACACTGTCTCGAGTTCCTTCTCAGCTGCAAGAGCATCAAGAAggatgtccaggacagtaggggCAACACGCCACTCATGGTGGCAGCTGAGAGAGGTTTCGCTCGTTTCGTCCAGCTGTTGCTCACCCGCGGGTGTAACCCAAACATTGCCAATGCTGTTGGCCGCACGGCGATTCATTTCAGCTTGATGCCGTACCAGGGGATCATTGGTAACAGGGATGGCTGTACATGTTTGCGCATCCTCGTGGAACATGGAGCCAACATAAATGCCGTGGATCAGAATGGAATGACGCCTGTACACTGTGCAGTGCAGCGAGGAAACAAATGGGCGTTGTACTTCCTTGTGTGTGAAAACTGTAACCTGCAGAAAGTGTATCATGCATGGACCGTAGACACGAGGCAGGAGTTTGGTGTGGATTTGCCAGCCACGCCGCTGGTGATGGCTGTGTACTACCTAAACGAGTACATGGTGACGTTGCTGTACCACTGTGGTTGTGACATGTTGCTGAGTGCGCAGATGTTGCCCTATGCGTCAAAGAGTCCTCCTCTCTACAATATCTTACTTGCCGCTGGGACCTCGCCCAGAAACTTGAAAGATGCGTGTAAGTTTGTTATCAGAGCTGTTCTCGGTATTGGAGTTCAGACGAAAGTGAACAGTCTTCAGATACCAGACTGCCTCAGATCCATCCTGCGGCTCACTGACCTGCAGGTACCGGGAAATAAAATACACGAATGA